The Armatimonadota bacterium DNA window CTGCCACCCCGTGCGCTTGCCCTCGGGGTCGGTGATCCCCTTGACTCCAGTCAGACCGTTCGGATAGATCACCGCGGCCTCTGGCCAAAGCTCATGGATGGGTCTGCTGCGCGCGATCTGCGCTCCCCGCCCGCCGTGGCCGTGGAACACGAGCACCACCGGCGTCTTAGTGGACTTCTTGCTCGGTCGATACACGACCGCGGCCCGCTCCAGACCTCCGGCTTTGAACTCGACGATCTCAGGCCTTTGCGCCAGAAGAATCAGTGCGAAACTAACGATCATCATTTGTGTGGACGCCCGGGCTGTTTTGTAGTTCAGCTCTCGTTTGAGGTTTCTTCTTCAGGAGAATCAGAGTATTCATCTAGATCTATAAAGGCATTGGAATTCAGGTGAAAATCGTGTAGTTGCCATTCGTCTCCGACTTTCAGCAAGATCATCCGGACAGACGCATGGCCCTTCTCGCATGTAATCAAGCCGTGAAAAGTAGTAGTGGTGCCTACTCCCGTGTACGAACTTACTTGCTCAAAGTCCAGTGAATCTATTCGTTTAAGACTCCCTAGCTTATCGCTGAAGAACGCTGTGAGTTTGTTGACGTCCTCGCGTGGCGAACTCTCTTTCGCAGCTGTTGAGAAGTGATTCCAAAACACGTCTGGATCCCAGTCTTCGCCGAGCTCTGCCAGTATCTGTCTGGCCTCCTTAGTCGAATCTTTCTGAGTAGATGAATAAGCTTTGTAGGCAAAGAACCCTAACGCCAGAACAACGAGAAAGAGAGCGGCGCATCCCAAGCCAATATAGAGCCAAATTGGTTGTTTGGGTTTCTCGATCTGCCGTGACGGCGGTGCTTCGATCGACTCCATATCAGGGTGATCATACCGCTTTCCCTGTTGGGCCTAGTTTGTATAATCTAATTCGGAAAAGCCGTCAGCACTTGCCTTGCGATGTCCCAGTGTCGATAGGACCTATCACCGCGCGCGGACCTGTCTAGCCCGCGACGGACGATGACGAGCTCCTTCGAAGGGATCACGATCACGTAGTTGCCGCGGTTGCCGGCCGCGACGAATGCATCGCGCGGCACGCCTGTCGTGTTAGTCGGCACGAGCCACCACTGGCCGCCGTACTGATCGCCGATCGCGCTGCTTGCCGGCGCAGGAGTGCGGCAGAACTCGATCCACTGGCTGGAGATCAGCCGCTCACCGTTCCACACCCCGTCGTTCATATAAAGCAGTCCGAAGCGCGCGAGGTCGCGAGCGGTCGTGTACACCTGGCTGCTGAAAACGAAGTCGCCGAAACGGTCGACGCCCGGCACCGTGTTGCGCATTCCGATCTTGTCGAACAGGTTTTTGCGCGGGAACTCGAGGTACTCCTGATCGTCGCCGATCACGCGTTTCATCGCGAGCACGGCGAGCAGCGTGTCGTAGTTCTCATAGTCCCAGTGTGCGTCCGGGTCGTGCTGCAGCCTTCTCGATCTTGCGCCGTCGGCTGAACTTCTTCCCGCCCAGTAGGAGAGCCCCGAACCGGTGACGTCGACGTTGCCCGCGTTGTCGACCGTGTCGAGCCCGCTCGACATGTTCAGCACGTTCCTCAGCGTGATGTTCCGCCTTGCATCGTGCTCAGAATCGCGAGTGCGCGGCAGCCAGTCGACGTCCAGCGGCTCGTCCAGGCTCAGTTCGCCCCGGTCGACGAGCATTCCGATCAGCGTGACCGCGATGCTCTTGGCCGCGGACCAGGTGCGCGTCTTGGTGCCGACGTTCGCGCCGTTCTCGTACCGCTCATGCACTATCTGCCCCTTGTAGAGCACCAGCAGGCTGAGCGTGACCTGGCTCGGATTGCCGTGGAGTTCGGGATCGAAAAGCCAGTCGCTCGCCTCTTGCAGGGCCTCTTTGTCGAAGTCTGTCGGGCGCTTGTACGGGTCGGTCCGGTCGCCGTCTGGCCAGTCGATACGTGCAGCGTTACCGGATAAAGGTGGCATTTTCAGGATCGGAAGGTCGTCGATGTCGGCCAGCGTCTGGTCGGGCGACATGACGATGCAGCCTAGCCCTTCGCGGTAGACGGCGCGCATCACCGGGATCGGGTCGTTGCCGTCGCGCCCGACCGTGACGGTCTTGTTGTTCCGGTCGATCTGGACGTCCCCGTTCTGCGGGTGGAGCAGCGGGATGCGCTGGATCTGCAGCTCGTGCCGGTAGACGTCCTCCAGGCTCCGCCCGCTGGTGAACAGTCCGTTGCAGAGGATCAGTGCCTGCATCCCCCGCGCGACCAACTGCCGGTTCGGGCCGAAGTAGTCATAGCTCTCCCTGTTCTGCTGCTGCGCGGCGATGAACGGCGCAGTTCCGACGGCGAGTGCAAACGCGATGGTCAGGAACGCCGTGGCCTTAGCGAGTTTCATGTTTGGAGTTTAGCGGATTAGTTTCATTGCAAGGCGAAATCACTTAGTCGTGTGGGAAAGCGGTGGGAAACTCCGCGGAAAACGCGATGATACGCGAGCATCGAAAGAGGAATCAACTTCGTCGGAAGATATGAGAACAGATTGTGTATTGCGGCTGACTTGTGTAATGCCGCGCTAATGGACTAGCACAAATCACACGGATCGAAATTTAGTGCCCGCAGCAATTTGACGTTACATACGGGCACTCAGGTTTAAGCGGCATATGCCGCCTGCGACAAGGACGAGCCCCGTCGTCTGAGTCGTTACTATACGCTCGGGGCGATGATGATGGCAACAACTTGCCAAGGAGATAACTCACAATGTTATCAACACAAGAGCAGACGATAGCTCAGGAGATCGTCAAGTATGTCGAGGCTCGCGATTCAAGGTACGCACGGTGGTATGTCGGAATCGCGAGAGATTCAGCAGATCGGCTGTTTAACCAGCACGACGTCAGCGAGAACAATGGCTGGTGGATCCGCAGACAGGCGGGGAGTGCTGCTGCGGCCCGGGATATCGAGCAATACCTGCTACGCCTGGGGTTCGATGGTGGCACCGGGGGCGGAGATCACTCCACGACGAACGTATATGCGTACTATAAAACGGGCTCTACGGTAGAGTAGTCCGGTGTCGCAAGTTGGCTGACCTGGCCCGTTGCCGTGTGTGGCAGGCCAGGTCGACAACTAGTCCTGCTGTTACTTCCAGAATCGACGAAGCATCGAAGGACGAGGGTTTGTCCCCCAGTCCCTTCCGGCTCAAGGTGTGGGGATGTCGATGGCCGCCACTCATCAGCCCTGCCACCCGTGGTCGTAACCGGCGTGCCAAATCAACTTGATATGTTGTGCTGGCGCATAAACGTCTCCCATCCCTCGATTGCATCATTGATCAGACTAGACCATTTGCAAATTGGTTCCCCGGCTTTGTCTACCACGTCTGCCGTAATTTCAATCCTACATTTCTCCGAGCCAATGACTTGTCCCGACTTCAGGTTTATGCCAAATGTCTCACCAGGAGGAACGACACAAGAGCAGCCGATATTCTCCAACCTCGGACTGCGACCCGATCTCTCGGTCCTCGTGAGGGGATACCCGTGCTTGTTCGCATTGGCAAGATCGATCAGAAGTTGCAAGGCTACGTTCGTGTCGATGAACTCTTCAACCAACTCGCGACGTGCGCCCAGCCGATTCTTGAGGTTATCCTTCAGGTTTGCCAAGTTTTCATTAATGGAAATAATCACTCGGCTCTTACCTGCCCTGTCTTCGACGCCGTCAAAGGAGATTTTAGCTTCAAATGGCTCTTTCCCGGGCGTGCCCACTAACTTGACGCGAACGTGTTTTTGCAAGTCGACGTCCGCTCTTTCGTCGATCGCTGAATACAAGCGCTCTAACCTCTCTTCGATGCTATTGAAGTCCACAACCGAATCCTAGCGCCCTCCCGCAGACAGCCCGACCGGTGCAGTGATTCTACCGTTGATTAATTCCAGCGGAACTGCTTGCGCTTTGCGACGTGGTCCAATTTTTGCAAGACGGCATCGAGAATTTCGCCCTCCAACCAGCGCTCTATATCTGTCGGCCCAAAAAGCAACATGATCGCCTGACCCATGCTCTCCCTGGCTCCAACCTCGACCGTTCCAGCGAAACCGGACATGGAAGCAATAATCCCGTATGAGTGCGGCCGGATGGACACGCGATAGAATAAATCGGTTACTGCGGGCATACCCACCGGTTTCTTCTCCCACTTGCACGAAACGATGAAGTGGTGCGTGTCGTATTGGATGATGAGGTCATTCTCCTCATTGTCGGCTTTCACATTCCGTTCGACATCGACGCCGTGCAGATTGCAGGCCCTTTCCATGAGGACTTCGAGCGCGTGGCCCCTCGCTTGTGGCGTGAGCGCTCCGCCTTTCAGCGTCTCAAATTCGCTCTTTATCGACCGCTCCTCTCGCACCCTCGTGATGTAGCTTAGCCCGTGTCTTGTTAGCTGTACGGTCTGCATTGAGACGAAATCGATAACGTCAGCACCGCTCATCAGCAACAGATTTCGGTCCAGCGCGGCCCTGTTGGTCGTTCCACGATTGGCTACTGTCTCCCAGTGGTAGAAGGCCTCGGGCCCGTCCTCGGCACACATGTCTGCAAGGTTGCCCAGGAATTCGATTCGTGCCTCTCTGTTCTCCGCGATAAGCGCTGAGTCCGCAAGGCCGTGCTGCTCAACGAACAGCGCCCCTTTTGCTGTCAGTTGCACCGCACGACCAAGCGCCGAGGCTTCTACTAGACCTTCGTACTTGAGGTCGCTGAATACTCTGTCAAGACCTTCCTTCTTCAACCCCAGCTTTTCAGCGAACTCTCCGTAGTCGAAGAAGCTGGGCTGATAGCCGTGTGAGTTGTACAATTCAGTCAGGAGTTTCTCGTGCAGTTCCCTTTCTGCGTCAGCCATGCTTAAAGCATACACGACCTGCGGGCGACTGGCTCTACGAGCCGGCCAGCGATTCGAATTCTAGGACATCCTCTGCAATCACCCGCAGCGACCCGGCCCAGAATTCCTTTGTCCGGACGTCGATCCCGAATCGGTCGCCTAATTCCGCGGCCGTCGCCATGCCGGTTGAGGACAGGAGGTCGTCGTAGCGGGCGTGGAAGCCGGAGGGCTCCGCCTGGTACACCGCGTACAGGCCCAGGGAGAACAATTGGCCGAACATGTAGGGGTAGTTGTAGAACGGGCGCCACGCGTAGTAGTGCGGCTTGACCGCCCACATGTAGGGGTGCAGGAACGCCGGGTCGAGCCCGTCGCCGTACGTCTCGATCTGCGCGCCGGTCATGATCTCGCAGAACTCCCGCGCCGACAGCTCGCGCTCAGCGCGCTTCTCGAACACCGTCTGCTCGAAGATGAACCGCGAGGTGATGTCCACCACGACCTGGTTCGCGCCCTGCAAAGACGCCTCCAGAATCGCCATCTTCTCCGCGCCTTCGGTACCCGCAAGAGCGCGCCGCTTGATCACCGTTTCGCAGAAGATCGACGCCGTCTCGGCCAGCGTCATCGGCGTGCCGGAAGACTGCATCGCAGTGCGGTCTGCGAGGCAAACGTTGTGATAAGCATGCCCCAGCTCGTGCGCCAGAGTAGACACCGCACTGAACGACGACTTGTAGTTCATCAGAATCCGTGACTCGTCATCGCGCGTGCCCATGCAGAACGCGCCGTCGCGCTTGCCGGGCCGCGGCTCGACGTCGATCCAGTTCTCACCATAAGACCGCACAGCCAGGTCGCCCATCTTGTCGCTGTACGCCCGGAACCCCTCTTCGACGAACGACTGCGCCCGCTCGTAAGTCCACGAACCGCCTTCGCCGACCGGGGCGAACAGATCAAACCAGGGAAGAGCTCCGGAGTTGCCAAGCAAACGAGACTTGGCCTTCAAATACCGTCGCATCACCGGGAACGAGTCCCGCGCAGCCTCCATCATCGCATCGAGCGTCTCGCGGTCGATGTTGGTGGCGAAAACCGCCTCATCGAGCACAGTCGACCAGCCGCGCTTGCGGGTGATGAAGTCGCTCTCGTACTTGATCGCGTTCATCGCCGAAGCGATCACTAGCTCGTTCTCCTTCCACGCCTCGAGCTCTTTCTCGTAGGCAGCCCTCCGCACTGATTGGTCCGCGTCATGGGCAAAGTTGCGCACTGCGCTCACCGGAATACCCTCGCC harbors:
- a CDS encoding serine hydrolase, translated to MKLAKATAFLTIAFALAVGTAPFIAAQQQNRESYDYFGPNRQLVARGMQALILCNGLFTSGRSLEDVYRHELQIQRIPLLHPQNGDVQIDRNNKTVTVGRDGNDPIPVMRAVYREGLGCIVMSPDQTLADIDDLPILKMPPLSGNAARIDWPDGDRTDPYKRPTDFDKEALQEASDWLFDPELHGNPSQVTLSLLVLYKGQIVHERYENGANVGTKTRTWSAAKSIAVTLIGMLVDRGELSLDEPLDVDWLPRTRDSEHDARRNITLRNVLNMSSGLDTVDNAGNVDVTGSGLSYWAGRSSADGARSRRLQHDPDAHWDYENYDTLLAVLAMKRVIGDDQEYLEFPRKNLFDKIGMRNTVPGVDRFGDFVFSSQVYTTARDLARFGLLYMNDGVWNGERLISSQWIEFCRTPAPASSAIGDQYGGQWWLVPTNTTGVPRDAFVAAGNRGNYVIVIPSKELVIVRRGLDRSARGDRSYRHWDIARQVLTAFPN
- a CDS encoding M3 family oligoendopeptidase — translated: MSTITKLPRWDVTPYFPGIDSPDFRQALTDLREQALDLERLYDRVGVLAGDDVAMSESLAAEVEGVIEAVNAVSDRLKLLESYIHSFVTTDSSDDVALAKQSELQATIILMNKLSTRLTAWVGRLPLDALVPSSDVLESHEFALRRMKTLSEKMMSPDEEALSADLSEAGGSAWARLYGNFASQIKVEFQGEGIPVSAVRNFAHDADQSVRRAAYEKELEAWKENELVIASAMNAIKYESDFITRKRGWSTVLDEAVFATNIDRETLDAMMEAARDSFPVMRRYLKAKSRLLGNSGALPWFDLFAPVGEGGSWTYERAQSFVEEGFRAYSDKMGDLAVRSYGENWIDVEPRPGKRDGAFCMGTRDDESRILMNYKSSFSAVSTLAHELGHAYHNVCLADRTAMQSSGTPMTLAETASIFCETVIKRRALAGTEGAEKMAILEASLQGANQVVVDITSRFIFEQTVFEKRAERELSAREFCEIMTGAQIETYGDGLDPAFLHPYMWAVKPHYYAWRPFYNYPYMFGQLFSLGLYAVYQAEPSGFHARYDDLLSSTGMATAAELGDRFGIDVRTKEFWAGSLRVIAEDVLEFESLAGS
- a CDS encoding restriction endonuclease, yielding MADAERELHEKLLTELYNSHGYQPSFFDYGEFAEKLGLKKEGLDRVFSDLKYEGLVEASALGRAVQLTAKGALFVEQHGLADSALIAENREARIEFLGNLADMCAEDGPEAFYHWETVANRGTTNRAALDRNLLLMSGADVIDFVSMQTVQLTRHGLSYITRVREERSIKSEFETLKGGALTPQARGHALEVLMERACNLHGVDVERNVKADNEENDLIIQYDTHHFIVSCKWEKKPVGMPAVTDLFYRVSIRPHSYGIIASMSGFAGTVEVGARESMGQAIMLLFGPTDIERWLEGEILDAVLQKLDHVAKRKQFRWN